The following proteins are encoded in a genomic region of Magnolia sinica isolate HGM2019 chromosome 1, MsV1, whole genome shotgun sequence:
- the LOC131241129 gene encoding (RS)-norcoclaurine 6-O-methyltransferase-like, which yields MDEAAQEMQSQAQVWKHVYAFTESHTLRCAVELGIADIIDGHGRPITVPQLAARIPVPCTVDRLQRLMRFLVGMGVFRYGEIDAGSEQTFGLTPVSEFLVRGTEKSLVAMVMVGFDVLMVPWHHMIGCLEENACAVFESVFGSKFWEYAGEEVEFGRRLNEVMACDTRSTMKAVVKQCRGVFEGVGSIVDVGGGIGAAARALAEEFPGMKCTVFDHPHVIESSMEWPGVDWIGGDMFEFIPPADALLLKWILHNHGDEECLMILNRCKEAMPENGGKLIIVDTVIDDSDDATDEFSSAKLALDLEMMLLFKGKERTKEEWQRLLGDAGFSQCTITPIQTSIHALIEAHL from the exons ATGGACGAAGCAGCCCAAGAGATGCAATCTCAGGCCCAGGTCTGGAAACACGTCTACGCTTTTACCGAATCACACACTCTCCGGTGCGCTGTCGAGCTGGGGATCGCCGATATCATCGACGGCCATGGCCGTCCGATCACCGTCCCCCAATTGGCGGCCCGGATTCCGGTCCCATGCACCGTCGATCGCTTGCAGCGACTAATGCGTTTCTTGGTAGGGATGGGAGTTTTCCGATATGGTGAGATCGACGCCGGCAGCGAGCAGACGTTTGGACTAACTCCGGTATCGGAATTCCTCGTGAGAGGAACTGAGAAAAGCTTGGTGGCGATGGTTATGGTGGGGTTTGATGTCTTGATGGTCCCATGGCATCATATGATCGGATGCTTGGAGGAGAATGCATGTGCGGTTTTCGAGAGCGTGTTTGGATCGAAGTTCTGGGAGTATGCAGGGGAGGAGGTGGAGTTCGGCCGGCGGTTGAATGAGGTGATGGCCTGTGATACCAGATCGACGATGAAGGCCGTCGTTAAACAATGCAGGGGAGTGTTTGAAGGTGTGGGTTCGATCGTGGACGTTGGTGGAGGGATTGGAGCTGCTGCTCGAGCTTTAGCGGAGGAATTTCCGGGTATGAAGTGCACCGTGTTCGATCACCCCCACGTCATTGAATCTTCGATGGAGTGGCCTGGTGTGGATTGGATTGGCGGCGACATGTTTGAATTTATTCCTCCTGCGGATGCTCTTCTTTTGAAG TGGATCTTGCATAATCATGGAGACGAAGAGTGCCTGATGATTCTCAACAGGTGCAAGGAAGCAATGCCTGAAAATGGAGGGAAGCTTATTATCGTGGACACCGTTATCGACGACAGTGATGATGCAACCGATGAATTTAGCAGTGCCAAGCTTGCTCTGGATCTGGAGATGATGTTGCTGTTCAAGGGGAAAGAAAGAACCAAAGAGGAATGGCAGAGGCTTCTGGGCGATGCCGGCTTTAGCCAATGCACAATAACGCCAATCCAGACGTCCATTCACGCACTGATTGAGGCTCATCTGTAA
- the LOC131241137 gene encoding protein TPX2, which yields MMAVDSSKGTTGALDHALQIDETYEFSAPRFFDFIKDETEEEMKMAERWFDTALSHAPSPFMPRIKTGRSVKLDVLCDFSDAEQIHKAAGTDPEATTCSNMMHDASSAAPGQDTRNLAEQEDSNKEVTRTEGTHHQKQDKDMKSPLIQISANAKPCESSKNAQESISAENPSFVESVKPSDETSSARLATIVQAADTEACTPKAQKISSKGAPRPPPSSKNQTAKKIASAIRNPSALKPKNQTPSLGDKSIKPTSVRRCPRSIGPKNTAGVDFAQENQAIKRQKLEGGRSRQILDVKNRIFPHKSKPGLSNNNSLSASIVKGKDEKNDVSRRKVYVREQVVPFVSMAEMVKKFQSRPREMDLSSNRSLSHDDASSIIQRRQKLTLTHPIEPEFETANRVRSFKVKSTAELEEEMLANIPKFKARPLNKKILEAPSLPALPRSTPQPPEFQEFHLKTMERANQHAGTPSELSSTDSSCHNQGKLHKLTEPKPPRLETLLRARPPKIKTSQELELEELEKMPKFKARPLNKKIFESRGDLGVFCNTKRQLTIPQEFHFATDERMPPPPTTVADLFDKLSLHSEPHHHEQQQIPRITTPNPFHLHTEERGQEKERKFIEEIVRKQLEEERARVPKAKPYPYTTDYPVVPPKPEPKECTRPEAFQLESLVRHEEEMQRKMEERERLEKEEAQMRTFRAQPVLKEDPLPVPEKVRKPLTQVQEFALHVDHRAVDRADFDKKIKEKETMYKRYREEHEAAQKMEEEKAVKQMRRTMVPHALPLPSFANPFLPQKSCKETTKPKSPNLRVLQRKERRHMVGAGHHMR from the exons ATGATGGCCGTGGATTCATCCAAGGGAACGACAGGGGCCCTCGATCATGCGTTACAGATCGATGAGACATATGAATTCTCCGCCCCTCGATTCTTCGATTTCATCAAGGACGAGACTGAAGAGGAGATGAAGATGGCCGAACGATGGTTCGACACGGCTCTCAGCCATGCTCCATCCC CTTTCATGCCGAGAATCAAGACAGGCCGATCTGTGAAGCTCGATGTGCTCTGTGATTTCAGTGACGCAGAACAAATTCACAAG GCAGCGGGAACGGACCCAGAAGCAACTACATGCAGTAATATGATGCATGATGCGAGTTCGGCGGCACCGGGACAGGATACCAG GAATCTTGCCGAGCAGGAAGATTCTAATAAGGAGGTCACACGAACGGAAGGAACCCATCATCAGAAGCAAGATAAAGATATGAAGAGTCCCTTGATTCAGATTTCTGCTAATGCAAAGCCTTGTGAAAGTAGTAAGAATGCGCAGGAAAGCATTTCGGCTGAAAATCCTTCTTTCGTGGAGTCTGTAAAACCGAGTGATGAAACCTCTTCAGCAAGACTGGCTACAATTGTACAAG CGGCAGACACCGAAGCTTGCACGCCAAAAGCACAGAAGATTTCTTCAAAAGGAGCACCAAGACCACCTCCCAGTTCAAAGAACCAGACCGCTAAGAAAATAGCCAGCGCCATTAGAAACCCATCGGCTCTAAAGCCAAAAAATCAGACACCGAGTTTGGGAGATAAAAGCATAAAACCAACCAGTGTGAGGAG GTGCCCCAGAAGTATTGGTCCAAAGAATACAGCGGGTGTAGATTTTGCTCAGGAAAATCAGGCAATTAAGAGACAAAAGCTGGAAGGGGGTAGATCCAGACAG ATACTTGATGTCAAGAATAGGATTTTCCCCCACAAATCCAAACCGGGTTTAAGCAACAACAACAGCTTATCTGCATCCATTGTTAAAGGCAAAGATGAAAAAAACGACGTCTCACGAAGAAAG GTTTATGTTCGTGAACAGGTAGTCCCATTCGTTTCGATGGCGGAAATGGTGAAGAAATTCCAGTCAAGGCCAAGAGAGATGGACCTGTCATCTAACAGATCtctttcacat GATGACGCTTCTTCAATCATCCAAAGGAGACAGAAACTTACGTTAACGCACCCCATAGAACCGGAATTCGAAACTGCAAACCGTGTACGGTCTTTCAAGGTGAAGAGCACCGCCGAGCTGGAGGAAGAGATGCTGGCAAATATTCCGAAGTTCAAAGCTCGACCACTAAACAAGAAG ATCCTGGAAGCTCCTTCATTGCCTGCACTGCCAAGGAGTACTCCCCAGCCACCTGAATTTCAG GAGTTCCACTTAAAGACAATGGAGAGAGCTAATCAGCATGCTGGAACTCCATCAGAGTTATCCTCTACAGATTCTTCATGCCAT AATCAAGGCAAACTCCATAAGCTTACAGAACCTAAGCCACCACGACTTGAAACATTGCTACGGGCACGTCCACCAAA GATTAAAACTTCTCAAGAACTGGAGTTGGAGGAACTTGAGAAGATGCCTAAATTCAAGGCTAGGCCACTCAACAAAAAG ATTTTTGAGAGCAGAGGAGACCTTGGAGTATTTTGCAATACGAAACGTCAACTGACCATACCTCAGGAATTTCATTTTGCAACTGATGAAAGGATGCCACCACCACCAACAACAGTGGCTGATCTTTTTGACAAG CTTTCGTTGCACTCAGAACCTCATCATCATGAGCAGCAACAAATCCCCAGAATCACAACACCTAATCCCTTCCATCTCCACACAGAG GAGCGAGGACAGGAGAAAGAGAGGAAGTTCATAGAAGAAATAGTGAGAAAACAGTTGGAGGAGGAGAGGGCGAGGGTTCCGAAGGCTAAACCATATCCATATACCACCGACTACCCTGTG GTACCACCCAAACCAGAGCCAAAAGAATGCACGAGACCGGAAGCTTTCCAATTGGAGAGCTTGGTGAGGCATGAAGAGGAGATGCAGAGGAAaatggaagaaagagagaggttgGAGAAAGAGGAGGCACAAATGAGAACCTTCAGAGCACAACCTGTCCTGAAAGA GGACCCACTTCCAGTTCCTGAGAAGGTGAGGAAACCACTCACACAGGTACAGGAGTTTGCACTCCACGTGGACCATCGGGCTGTTGATAGGGCAGATTTCGATAAAAAG ATAAAGGAGAAAGAAACAATGTACAAGAGGTACAGAGAAGAGCATGAAGCTGCACAAAAG ATGGAGGAAGAGAAGGCAGTAAAGCAGATGAGGCGAACAATGGTGCCCCATGCACTACCCCTTCCCAGCTTCGCCAATCCCTTCCTTCCACAGAA GTCATGCAAGGAGACAACGAAGCCGAAGTCACCGAACCTGCGTGTGCTCCAAAGAAAGGAGAGAAGGCATATGGTCGGTGCTGGCCACCATATGAGATGA
- the LOC131241145 gene encoding zinc finger CCCH domain-containing protein 2-like, producing MSALLPPRKWPISSLRPSSDDSDDDTDDLDSDDPYASDSFRMYEFKVRRCARGRSHDWTECPFAHPGEKARRRDPRRFHYSAEICPDFRRSGSCRLGDACELSHGVFECWLHPARYRTQPCKDGRGCKRKICFFAHTPRQLRVLPLRSSITADSRAVPDHCILCAAAAANLSHASPPISPPLSPPESYSPISYHRETSTVDLRRLSSLDFLLSGISYNQTMITNLVGSVKCMDLAPCSGKQFSAMKACSEESERDATGPDLEWVNELLM from the coding sequence ATGTCGGCTCTGCTCCCTCCACGCAAATGGCCCATCTCTTCCCTCCGTCCATCATCCGACGACTCCGACGACGACACAGACGATCTCGACTCCGACGATCCGTACGCCTCCGACTCGTTCCGGATGTACGAATTCAAGGTCCGCCGCTGCGCCCGAGGACGGAGCCACGACTGGACGGAATGCCCGTTCGCCCATCCCGGCGAGAAGGCCCGACGTAGGGACCCGAGAAGGTTCCACTACTCGGCCGAGATCTGCCCCGATTTCCGCCGTTCCGGATCGTGCCGCCTCGGCGACGCGTGCGAGCTCTCGCACGGCGTTTTCGAGTGCTGGCTTCATCCAGCCCGCTACCGCACGCAGCCATGCAAGGACGGTCGAGGTTGCAAACGCAAGATCTGCTTCTTCGCTCACACCCCTCGCCAGCTCCGCGTCCTGCCGCTACGATCCTCCATTACCGCCGACTCTCGAGCCGTTCCGGACCACTGCATCCTCTGCGCTGCTGCAGCAGCGAATTTATCACATGCATCTCCTCCAATTTCTCCACCTCTTTCTCCTCCTGAATCATATTCACCGATTTCGTACCATCGAGAAACATCAACCGTTGATCTCCGCCGTCTGTCATCGTTGGATTTTCTTCTCAGTGGTATTAGCTATAACCAGACAATGATCACGAATCTCGTCGGatcggtgaaatgcatggatctCGCTCCTTGCAGCGGAAAACAGTTCTCTGCCATGAAAGCTTGTAGtgaagaaagtgagagagatgcAACCGGACCGGATCTGGAATGGGTGAATGAGCTACTGATGTAG
- the LOC131244300 gene encoding putative protein TIC 214 N-terminal part: MILKSFLLGNLLSLCMKIINSVVVVGLYYGFLTTFSIGPSYLFLLRARVMEEGTEKEVSATTGFITGQLMMFISIYYAPLHLALDRPHTITVLVLPYLLFHFFWNNHKHFFDYGSTTLHSIRTQTVSSLNYLVT, translated from the coding sequence ATGATTTTGAAATCTTTTCTACTAGGTAATCTATTATCCTTATGCATGAAGATAATAAATTCGGTCGTTGTGGTCGGACTCTATTATGGATTTCTGACCACATTCTCCATAGGGCCCTCTTATCTCTTCCTTCTCCGAGCTCGGGTTATGGAAGAAGGAACCGAGAAGGAGGTATCAGCAACAACTGGTTTTATTACGGGACAGCTCATGATGTTCATATCGATCTATTATGCGCCTCTGCATCTAGCATTGGATAGACCTCATACAATAACTGTCCTAGTTCTACCGTATCTTTTGTTTCATTTCTTCTGGAACAATCACAAACACTTTTTTGATTATGGATCTACTACCCTTCactcaatccgaactcaaactgtgTCAAGTTTGAATTACCTAGTAACTTAA